A DNA window from Tautonia rosea contains the following coding sequences:
- a CDS encoding transposase translates to MGAPKRVKHGHEPGDLHELTFSCYRRLPLLTNDRWRTLLARAIDSAVERHEFHLIAFVFMPGHVHLLVLPLSQEPRIDRLLKAIKRPFSGQIKRDLITSGSRLLDRLIVRERPGRSCFRFWQEGPGFDRNLNSEAAVMAAIEHIHLNPVRRRLCSRADAYRWSSAWRFDRPELPPDPDLPTLHNLSYEVFTGPETRGQ, encoded by the coding sequence GTGGGAGCACCCAAACGCGTCAAGCACGGTCACGAGCCGGGCGACCTGCACGAATTGACCTTCTCGTGCTACCGGAGGCTCCCGCTCCTGACCAACGACCGATGGCGAACCCTGCTCGCTCGGGCGATCGACAGCGCCGTAGAACGCCATGAATTCCATCTGATCGCCTTCGTGTTCATGCCCGGGCATGTCCACTTGCTCGTCCTTCCGCTCTCGCAAGAGCCCCGGATCGATCGGCTCCTGAAGGCGATCAAGCGTCCCTTCTCTGGACAGATCAAGCGCGACCTGATCACCTCCGGCAGCCGCCTGCTCGATCGCCTGATCGTCCGCGAGCGACCCGGGCGCTCTTGCTTCCGATTCTGGCAGGAAGGGCCGGGATTCGACCGCAACCTGAACTCAGAGGCCGCCGTCATGGCCGCCATCGAGCACATCCACCTCAACCCCGTCCGACGACGCCTCTGCTCCCGGGCCGACGCCTACCGATGGTCCAGCGCCTGGCGATTCGACCGTCCCGAGCTCCCCCCCGATCCCGATCTGCCCACCCTTCACAACCTCTCCTACGAAGTCTTCACCGGTCCCGAAACACGAGGCCAGTAA
- a CDS encoding multiheme c-type cytochrome, with protein MIGPSTGPGAFRERWLDDPPRSQGVVPVQSRAINPVISVSSLLVGVMALFIVLGCDPNDRGRRGLSGPEVARRTTLATEPEPEPAWTYVGDESCRDCHPAEHIRYLGSGHSKTLQPAAEHPVARLLDGQTVPDPEHPDVSWRYELADGSFLVERIVGNDRESLPIDFAVGSGHHSTTFLTLIGRVSGPPGSLEHRMTYFAGDGETMRVTPGQEADARLGRSGPMGHESRPPATLRCLACHSTRLATRPGEFDREDLILNVSCERCHGPASGHVEAAHRGDLDLSMPLGFGSLASDTVASCGECHRMPEDLAPRELSPQNPQLARFQPVGLLQSACYTESPGALSCVTCHDPHARVETDPLHYQSLCLSCHTPSDAPPTPPTVNLGCIDCHMPGTDAGQGILFSDHWIRVRPDVRPDDPCTRPLSSD; from the coding sequence TTGATCGGTCCCTCGACCGGCCCGGGAGCGTTTCGTGAGCGTTGGCTCGATGATCCGCCGAGGTCCCAGGGGGTGGTTCCGGTGCAGTCCAGAGCGATCAATCCGGTCATCTCGGTTTCGAGCCTGCTGGTCGGGGTGATGGCCCTGTTCATTGTGCTGGGGTGCGACCCGAATGACCGAGGGCGTCGGGGATTGTCCGGCCCCGAGGTCGCCCGTCGGACGACCCTCGCCACCGAGCCCGAGCCCGAGCCCGCCTGGACCTATGTTGGTGACGAGTCGTGCCGGGACTGCCACCCGGCCGAGCACATCCGCTACCTCGGCTCCGGCCACTCGAAGACGCTCCAACCGGCCGCCGAGCATCCGGTGGCCCGCCTCCTCGACGGCCAAACCGTGCCCGACCCGGAGCACCCCGACGTCTCGTGGCGCTACGAACTGGCCGACGGCTCGTTCCTCGTCGAGCGGATTGTGGGGAACGACAGAGAATCCCTCCCGATCGACTTCGCCGTGGGGTCGGGGCATCACTCAACAACCTTCCTCACGTTGATCGGCCGCGTCTCGGGCCCACCGGGCTCGCTGGAGCACCGGATGACGTATTTCGCCGGGGACGGCGAGACGATGCGAGTCACCCCGGGCCAGGAGGCCGACGCCAGGCTTGGCCGATCCGGCCCGATGGGCCACGAGTCTCGGCCGCCCGCGACACTCCGGTGCCTCGCCTGCCACTCGACGAGGTTAGCCACACGGCCGGGCGAGTTCGACCGGGAGGACCTGATTCTCAACGTCTCCTGCGAGCGCTGCCACGGGCCCGCCTCAGGCCACGTCGAGGCTGCCCACCGCGGCGACCTCGACCTGTCGATGCCGCTGGGCTTCGGCTCCCTCGCCTCCGACACGGTGGCTTCGTGCGGCGAGTGCCATCGGATGCCGGAGGACCTGGCCCCCCGCGAACTCTCTCCCCAGAATCCGCAACTGGCCCGCTTCCAGCCCGTCGGCCTCCTGCAATCGGCCTGCTACACCGAGAGCCCGGGGGCTCTGAGCTGCGTGACCTGCCACGACCCGCACGCTCGGGTCGAGACGGACCCACTTCACTACCAGTCCCTCTGCCTGAGCTGTCACACCCCCTCTGACGCCCCCCCCACCCCGCCGACCGTCAACCTTGGCTGCATCGACTGCCACATGCCCGGCACCGACGCCGGCCAGGGCATCCTCTTCTCCGACCACTGGATCCGTGTCCGCCCCGACGTGCGCCCCGACGACCCCTGCACCCGCCCCCTCTCCTCCGACTGA
- a CDS encoding DUF262 domain-containing protein — MKTSASNKKIREIISMVKTGKLIPKPEFQRRLVWTHKDKDHFLDTILRGYPFPEIYLADGDVDLDSGEGTQLLVDGLQRVSTILEYFEGSPNLRLLTIPPYRELEEDQKKEFLQYDVAVRDLGSANRRQIIDTFKRINATKYSLLDIEVNNAVYAGELKKFAERIAEDDFFIRNRVFDARDFKRMGDLRYTLTLIITFLQGYFNRDDDFGELLDRFNDEFPREQEIEQRLRFCFDLVSECGFEAKSRIWKKADLFTVLVELDKLRQSGIQLPQPLQLLEKLTDFYEQIDETNDVGSSNIPAIYYKASLQATNDRVNRLRRGFIIGGLLQGRTYENILNEIEAEKLI, encoded by the coding sequence ATGAAGACCTCTGCGTCTAACAAAAAGATTCGAGAAATTATCAGCATGGTTAAAACGGGGAAACTTATTCCCAAGCCCGAATTTCAGAGGAGATTGGTGTGGACGCACAAAGATAAAGACCACTTTTTAGACACAATACTTCGTGGGTATCCTTTCCCAGAAATATATTTGGCAGACGGGGATGTAGATCTTGATTCCGGCGAAGGCACCCAACTCTTAGTAGATGGATTGCAGAGGGTTAGCACAATTCTCGAATACTTTGAAGGATCTCCAAATCTCCGATTACTTACGATTCCCCCCTACAGAGAATTGGAGGAAGACCAAAAAAAGGAATTCCTTCAGTACGATGTCGCTGTGAGAGATCTTGGAAGTGCAAACAGAAGGCAGATTATCGATACATTCAAACGAATAAATGCAACCAAATATTCTCTTTTGGACATTGAAGTCAACAACGCCGTTTACGCGGGAGAGTTGAAAAAATTCGCTGAGCGGATCGCAGAAGACGACTTTTTTATTCGTAATCGCGTATTTGATGCTCGCGATTTCAAGCGCATGGGCGATCTTCGTTACACGTTAACTCTAATAATTACGTTTTTGCAGGGTTATTTCAATCGAGATGACGACTTCGGCGAACTATTAGATCGCTTCAATGATGAATTTCCCCGAGAACAGGAAATCGAGCAACGACTTCGATTTTGTTTTGACCTGGTGTCGGAATGTGGCTTTGAAGCAAAAAGTCGAATATGGAAGAAGGCAGACCTATTCACCGTGCTTGTAGAGCTCGATAAGCTTCGCCAGTCTGGAATCCAGCTTCCCCAACCGTTGCAATTACTTGAGAAATTGACCGATTTTTATGAGCAAATAGACGAGACTAATGATGTTGGCTCAAGCAATATTCCCGCTATCTATTACAAGGCCTCCCTCCAAGCAACGAACGACCGTGTTAATCGTCTAAGGCGAGGCTTCATCATAGGCGGACTACTTCAAGGTCGAACATACGAAAACATTCTTAATGAAATTGAGGCGGAAAAACTTATATGA